A window of Sebastes umbrosus isolate fSebUmb1 chromosome 3, fSebUmb1.pri, whole genome shotgun sequence contains these coding sequences:
- the LOC119484925 gene encoding small integral membrane protein 28-like has protein sequence MRMLLESSWMRFGPAGRGSYDWVTGSPSTQEKQGYNWNELDLAEDRKTELVLYVVILVVSILLLALLVGLVYRRCSRSKLSLANIIALDLQDAEGNAEFLSSLTRNAERHTSTSSDGSDGVFVMVYLPPPYEETLTKITRAASLSSSKDVESIKIEDLEAKLCPELKASGRYV, from the exons ATGCGAATGCTACTGGAGAGCAGCTGGATGAGGTTTGGACCTGCAGGCAGAGGCTCGTACGACTGGGTGACAGGATCACCTTCAACACAGGAGAAGCAG GGCTACAACTGGAATGAGTTGGACCTGGCAGAGGACAGAAAGACGGAGCTGGTGCTCTATGTTGTCATACTGGTTGTCTCCATCCTCCTGCTCGCTCTCCTGGTCGGTTTGGTCTACCGCCGGTGTTCTCGCAGCAAACTGAGTCTGGCCAACATCATTGCTCTGGACCTCCAGGACGCAGAGGGCAACGCAGAGTTCCTCTCCTCCCTGACCAGGAACGCAGAACGCCACACCAGCACCAGCTCTGATGGATCCGACGGAGTCTTCGTCATGGTCTACCTGCCTCCGCCCTACGAGGAGACGCTCACCAAGATCACCCGGGCCGCCAGCCTCTCCAGCTCCAAAGACGTGGAGTCGATAAAGATAGAGGACCTGGAGGCCAAGCTGTGTCCCGAGCTCAAGGCCAGCGGCCGATATGTGTGA